The nucleotide sequence AAAAAGAATTTGCGACAGAGTTTGCACCAGCAAGAACTTTTTGTTTTCTTAGTGAAGTTGAAGCACTTGCAGATCAGGGATTGATTAAAGGTGGAGATATTGATAATGCCGTAGTGATTGTTGATAACAAACTAAACGAAAAACAGCTTTCAGAATTAGGAAAAAAAATTGGTGTGAAAAATAATTTTGTGTTAGGTGAAAACGGAATTCTTAATAATAAACAATTACGTTTTAAAAATGAACCTGTCAGACATAAATTGCTTGACCTGATTGGAGATCTTGCACTTATCGGTGCACCACTTAAAGCACAGATACTTGCTGCACGTCCCGGACACAAAGCTAATGTTGAATTTGCAAAACAGGTCAGAAAACTTTATCAGCAGAAGAAACTTGTAAAGAAATTTCAGGTTGTAAAGAAAGAAGGTATCGTATTCGATGCAAATGCAATTGAACGAATACTGCCGCACAGATATCCATTCCTTCTTGTTGACAAAATCATTCAGCTTGAAGTAGATAAAAAAGTGATCGGGGTCAAATCAGTAACTACAAATGAACCTTTCTTCCCCGGACATTTTCCCGGTAATCCAATAATGCCAGGTGTTTTAATAATTGAAGCTATGGCTCAAACAGGAGGAATTCTCTTGCTTGGCTCTATTCAAAATCCTGAAAATCATCTGGTCTTATTTATGCAAATTAATAATGCAAAGTTCAGAAAACCTGTTGTTCCGGGTGATCAGTTGTTCATGGAAGTCGAGCTTGTTCAGAAAAAAAGTAAAGTTATTCTAATGAGAGGGAAAGCTTATGTTAATGAGGTTCTTGTTGCTGAAGCTGATTTTATGGCTGGTGTTGTGGACAAACCAAAGACTAATAATCTTTCAGTATAAATATGAAAAATATCCATCCTACTGCAATTGTTGATCCCAGATCTAAATTGGGAAATAATTTATCTGTTGGTCCATACGCAATTATCGAAGCCGATGTTGAAATCGGAGATGATTGTTCGGTTGGTCCTCATGCCGTTATCTATAATGGTGCAAGAATTGGTAATCGTGTTAAGATCTTTCAAGGTGCTTCTATTGCAAATTTGCCACAGGACTTAAAATTTTCTGGTGAACCAACTCTTTTTAATGTTGGTGACAATACAGTTATAAGAGAATTTGCGACACTTCACAGAGGTACCAAGGAAACAGGTAAATCCCAGGTTGGAAAAAATTGTTTGTTGATGGCTTATGCTCATGTTGCACACGATTGTGTTGTAGGAGATAATTGTATTATTGCAAATGCAGTTCAGATTGGCGGTCATGCTCAAATAGATGATTGGGTAATTATCGGTGGATCAACACCTGTTCATCAATTTTCACTCATCGGTGAGCATTCCATGGTGGCTGGTGGAATACGTATTACACAGGATGTTCCACCATTTATATTGACTGCACATTTCCCTGCAGATTATGCTGGATTGAATGTAATTGGATTGAGAAGAAGAGGCTTTAAACCAGAAGATATTCAGATTCTAAAGGATGCTTATGGACATATCTACAGCAAGTCACTTAATGTTTCGCAGGCAGTTGAAGTAATAAAAGAAAAATATGGGGATAATATTTATGTGCAAAAAATTATAAATTTTCTGAGCAAAAGTAAAAGAGGAATTGTTGGGAAATGACCTGGCAATTCATAAACACACTTACAAATACAGGTTCCTTTAATATGGAATTTGATTTAGAACTTGTCAGGAATTTTTCGGGGATACCTGTGTTAAGAGTTTACCAATGGGAACCATCCTGCATTTCACTCGGTGCTAACCAGGATATCAGTTCCATAAATCAAAAAAAAATATCCGATGATGGTTTTGATTTTGTAAAGAGACCGACTGGTGGAAGAGCAATTCTTCATTCTGAAGAACTAACATATTCAGTTGTTTATCCTGTTTCAGATGATAAAACGCCAAAACATCTTTATCGTGAAATTAATCTTGCACTGAGGAAAGGTTTAATTCATTATAATGCTGAACTAGAAAAAATTGAGCTCGAACATTTACAACCTCATTTCCCGTCTATTTACAAAGATTCAAAAAGTGCACTTTGCTTTGCTGTATCCGCAATGAATGAACTTAATTATCTTGGGAAAAAAATTGTTGGAAGTGCGCAGCGCAAAATTGGCAGCGTAATACTTCAACACGGATCAATTTTATGTGGTAATTTCCACAAACGGATAATTAATTATCTGACTCTTCCAGCAAATAAAATAGAAGAAATAAGTTTGGAAATTGAACAGACAACTACTGAATTGGAAACGATACTTGGTGAAGAGACACACTATCAGAATTTAGCTTTGTCGATTAAAAATGGATTTGAAAATCACTTTAATATTACATTCGTAGAAAAAATATTTACTGAAAGCATTTCACAGGTAAATTAATGTCAGCAGAAAAAGAAATTAAAAAAGTTACTACGAAAGCTCTCGAAATTTTAAAGAAGAAGAAACTCAGGATTACCGCGCTTACTGCTTACGATTTTATTACGGCAAAAATTCTTGACGAAGCAGGAATTGATATTATTCTTGTGGGCGATTCTTTAAGTAATGTTTTCCAGGGCAATGAAACCACGCTGCCGGTTACGATGGACGAAATGATCTATCACACTAAAGCTGTAACTAAAGGAGTCAATCGTGCAATGGTGGTTGTTGATATGCCTTTTATGTCCTATCAGCTTGGTGCTGATGATGGTTTCAGGAATGCAGGGAGAATTTTAAAAGAAACTCATGCTGCGGCAGTTAAACTCGAAGGTGGAAAACGTGTTGCAGAAACCGTTCGAAAAATAACTGAGAATGGAATACCTGTGATGGGACATATTGGTTTAACACCGCAAAGCATTCACCAATTCGGAAGTTATAAAGAACGTGGCACCACCAAAAAAGAAGCCGACGAAATTTTTCAAGATGCAAAGATTCTGGAAGATGCTGGTGCGTTCGCGGTGGTTCTTGAAAAAATTCCCGCATCACTCGCAAAAAAAATCACATCCTCGTTATCGATTCCTACAATCGGAATTGGTGCTGGAAAATATTGTGACGGACAAATTCTCGTTACTCCAGATATGCTTGCATTAAATGTTGATTTTCATCCAAGATTTGTCAGACATTATTCAAATCTGGCTGAAGAAATGAATAAAGCAGTAACCGAATATATTTCAGATGTAAAAAAAGGCAGCTTCCCGTCGGTAGATGAAAGTTATTAGTTCGAATATGGATTTCCTTATTAGAGCATTCCAAAATAAAACTTCAGTATTTATTTGTGTAATTATCCTTTTCTTTTTTGTATCGCTTGAAATTTTTTCACAGGTGCAGTCAGAAGTTTTTCTTAAAGGTGCTGCAATTACAGATATCGCTGAAGAAGAAGGATATCTCTGGGTTTCAACTTACGGGCAGGGAATCTATCGTTACGCAATTGCGGAAAGCAAGTGGACCAACTTTTCAACTAAAAGCGGAAATCTGAGTGATGATCTTTTCTATGCAATAGAGGTGAGTCAGAATTTTGTCTGGGCTGCTTCAGTGGAAGGCTTGTTCACTTTTACTAAAAAAGCAAATCGTTGGGATAAAAGAAAATTTGCTCAAGGTGGTGAATTCGGAAACTGGATTCGTTCTCTCAAATTTGATCCATCGCAGAATGTTTTATGGATTGGAAGGTTCCGAAACATTACAAGGTTTGATCTTAAAACCAGAAGCTATGAGGACATTAATCGGATACAGGGGAATGATCAAAAATCAAATACCATAAAATCAATTGAACTGGACGGAGACAGCCTGATCTGGTTCGGAACAGAATCGGGTGTTCACATCTTCAATAAAAAAAAGAAATACTCTGATCTAAAGGCATGGAGATATTTTTCTAACAAAGACAAAGCTTTTAAAGAAGAAGGTAAAACAGTTTCGGTTTCAAAAATTCTCTTTGAAGGAAAAAATATCTGGTTTGGAACCGATGAGTTTATCACCGCTGAAGAACCTGATTTTAATCTTGGCGGGATTTATATCTATGACAGAAAAATTAATTGGGACAGGATTTACAAACGTGATGGACTCGGTGGTAACGGAATTTATTCGCTTTGCAGAATTGGTAATTACATCTGGGCGGGTGTTTATGAATTTGACAAACAAAAAAAAGTTGAATACGGAAAAGGACTTTTTATCATAAACAGAATTACACGACAGGTTATACCTGTTGATCTGAATGAATTGAACATCACATCATCATCTATTTTATCTTTTCATTTTGACGGAACTTATCTCTGGATAGGAACCGGCGAAGGTTTGGTAAGACTA is from Ignavibacteriota bacterium and encodes:
- a CDS encoding bifunctional UDP-3-O-[3-hydroxymyristoyl] N-acetylglucosamine deacetylase/3-hydroxyacyl-ACP dehydratase — translated: MLEQQRTIIKPVTITGIGLHTGTECKLTFKPAPENHGIKFVRTDLGGRPEIPAIAENVVDVSRGTTIGIGEAKVHTVEHVLAAIMGLQIDNIIIEVEGIEPPVGDGSSLPFVEVLQSAGFEQQEAPKDYLVIDQTIMHHEDDRQVDIVALPLDDYRVTVMVDYQNAALGSQHTGLFDFEKEFATEFAPARTFCFLSEVEALADQGLIKGGDIDNAVVIVDNKLNEKQLSELGKKIGVKNNFVLGENGILNNKQLRFKNEPVRHKLLDLIGDLALIGAPLKAQILAARPGHKANVEFAKQVRKLYQQKKLVKKFQVVKKEGIVFDANAIERILPHRYPFLLVDKIIQLEVDKKVIGVKSVTTNEPFFPGHFPGNPIMPGVLIIEAMAQTGGILLLGSIQNPENHLVLFMQINNAKFRKPVVPGDQLFMEVELVQKKSKVILMRGKAYVNEVLVAEADFMAGVVDKPKTNNLSV
- the lpxA gene encoding acyl-ACP--UDP-N-acetylglucosamine O-acyltransferase — encoded protein: MKNIHPTAIVDPRSKLGNNLSVGPYAIIEADVEIGDDCSVGPHAVIYNGARIGNRVKIFQGASIANLPQDLKFSGEPTLFNVGDNTVIREFATLHRGTKETGKSQVGKNCLLMAYAHVAHDCVVGDNCIIANAVQIGGHAQIDDWVIIGGSTPVHQFSLIGEHSMVAGGIRITQDVPPFILTAHFPADYAGLNVIGLRRRGFKPEDIQILKDAYGHIYSKSLNVSQAVEVIKEKYGDNIYVQKIINFLSKSKRGIVGK
- the panB gene encoding 3-methyl-2-oxobutanoate hydroxymethyltransferase — encoded protein: MSAEKEIKKVTTKALEILKKKKLRITALTAYDFITAKILDEAGIDIILVGDSLSNVFQGNETTLPVTMDEMIYHTKAVTKGVNRAMVVVDMPFMSYQLGADDGFRNAGRILKETHAAAVKLEGGKRVAETVRKITENGIPVMGHIGLTPQSIHQFGSYKERGTTKKEADEIFQDAKILEDAGAFAVVLEKIPASLAKKITSSLSIPTIGIGAGKYCDGQILVTPDMLALNVDFHPRFVRHYSNLAEEMNKAVTEYISDVKKGSFPSVDESY